ATGGAATGGCAGTTTTGCCTGAGGATTTCTGGAAAGGATACACAAAGTAGGAAACCATTTTTCTGACTGTGAACACTGGTGTGTGAAGGAGTGATTCCTGTAGCTGTTGGCATGAAGGGAGGAGCCAGCTGACGTGGTGGGACCAGAGCTGGAAAAAGGAGTTGGTCTTGATTCATGCATCATACTCTAAAGCCACCAAATTAACCATCCCTGGGTCTGCCCTCTCTCTCAATTTCGTGTTCCAGGAGCTAGCCCCTGCATGTTACAGCCACCTCTATTTATGATTTGCTGCTCCTGGCAGCCAAAAGCATTTTAGTTGCTGCAGTATATAGCTACGTAAATATATTTTACCAAGTTTATtcttcatccaacaaatatttaatgaggatGCCCCATATGTCAGGCATGACTCATGCTGCAGACACACTTTGGCTTTGCTTTTTTCCACTTACATTTTCACCAGTCATTGAGAACTCTTTAGATATACAATTTTAACGGCTACTTTATTTAGTCATTTCCCCATTATCTGATTCTTAAGTTGCTGAGGACTTTCATTATTAAAAGtaagagatcgcgccattgcactccagcctgggtatcaagagcaaaactccatctcaaaaaaaaaaaaaaaaggtaaagacaTGGTGAACATCCATGTGCAAAAGTAATCACATTAGTCATAATTGGAGAAATATattcctagaaaaaaataatgcccTGCTGTGGTTATTATGCATTATGTGCCTATCTTAAAACATCTCATGATACACCTACTCTGTacccatgaaaatgaaaaataaatataaatatataaataaaaacagaaaaaaagtgtcTGACACATATTCCCAAATTGCTTTCCAGTTTGTACCAATTTTTATGTCCCTGTGTAGCATTTGAGAGTCACCTCTtgaaatacacaatgcttttttccaccCTCAAttatttccagaaaataaaatctgattaAAGTCTACAAGACACAAAAATCAAGGGCATACAAAATGAGAGAGGAGGTTGTTACTGAATGAATGGGACTGAAGAGCTGTGTTCAGTCTGGGTGCACCCTGTTAGGATCCTGATTCATACAAATCATCtgtaaaaagataattttgagaAACCTGAATATGTACTGGGTATTATTTGATATTAGGCATTCATATTAATGTTATTAGGTATGGTAATGGCACAGTGGTTATGTTGGAAAAATAAAGCCCTTAGTGTTAAGTATGTGTCTTTATTAATCAATGAAATGGTATGCTGTCTGGGATTAACTTTGCAATACTTCAGCAGATaaaggggttggggtggggtgagATGGGAGAAGCATGGTTGGCAGAATGTTgataatttggaaaataagagTTTATTATACTTTTTGCCTGTTTGAAAAATATCATAATACaaaggttttacattttttaccttaattgaattttgaaaaagaatatgtAGTTGACAGCATATACATAAAAGGCTAGAAGAGTATGGGCTTGCTCTCCATGGCCTCAGTGAAGTGTTCCATGGGGGTTGACTGGGACCTTGGCAGTCCCTGGTAGCTTTATTCATAGCCCCAAGAACAGCCTGGACTGGTCCCAGAATCTGCACTAGAAATTGCAAGCACATTAACATAGGTCTGAAATGATTTAAGGGAACTAGACCAAATCAGCTGTGAGTTTCACTGGCCTCCAAGCCAACCTCATGAGCCCTTGGTTCTCGATCCACTCATCTGCTCCCAGATTCAGGGGCTGAACACAAATCGATGACTTCAGGCTTGAAGCACAGGGAATATATTACGTATTGAAAAGTACCACCTGCGACTGTCAGTTTCATTTGTATGCCTACAAAATATGGGGAGACTGAAATGCATGGGGCATAACAGGTTTTTAAACTGATGTAATTATATCATTTGTTAGAAGAGACATATACGcattcagaaattttatatgtaagtGAAAATGGTAAGGTTTTAGCTTCTGATGCCAGCCAAAACGCCCCTGGTTTTGCTACCAGGTTTGGCAGCCACCGCAGTCTAGGTGCCTGTATAAAGCATAGAACTACGGACGCTTGGTTAATTTCCTTCCCTCCATTCTGCTTGTGTCTTGTACCCTTGACAGTGACTGCAGGGACCTGCACTCAGTTAGCATAATCAAGTGGAAAAAAGCACAGGCCTGGGAGACAAGATAATCTAGGTTCTGATTCTGGTTTTATGACTTTAGGCAAACCACTCAGCTTCTGTAGTGTCAAATGCCACTAGTAGACTAATCATACCCAGCTCCCCATGTGGGTGTGAGGAGTTGCTGACAAGCACACAGCCTGGCAGAGGAAAGCCCTTTTAGAATAATCCCTGAGCCCTTTTCCTCCATCAGAAAGGACCCTGAGAATTAGTATTCACCATCGAAGCCATCCTCAACACTCAGCATTATGGGGCTCAAAAAAGGGGAGGCTTTCTGTGGAAAAGCCTGCATTATTAGCTTATTTCCACACTCACAGCACTGAGAGTAGTAAATCCACCTCTCACACCTCTAACTGCAGACGTGAGGAAGCTATCTTCCATTGCTTCCATGAGTACCACATGTGTgccattttctgttatttttgctGATTGAAGAGATTGCAGTCATCCATCAAACAGTAGATAACCAAAAGTCACGATTATCCCTCCTTTAACAAAATTGAGTATgctaaaaccaaataaataagatAGAATCTAGAAATGTTAAATCTCTGGAACATGTCACAGAATCACTAGAAACCTCATTCCCTGGAAAAGTCAGCTCGTCAGGTGTGTCTGCTGGCATCAGCACTTCACTCTCTGCCCAAGTGAGGCTGTATTCGGGACCCTGAAACCCAGATAACTCCATGGTGCTTCCGTGTTGGCCCTTGACTCACTGTGGCTTGTTTGTAGATAGTTGGTCTCAGCCTTGGATGCTGGGGTCAGGGACCATGTCCATGTCATCTTGTTTGGCTGTCTTGGTCCGCGTAGGCTGCTGTGACAGAATACCAAAGGCTGGGAGGCTTATCAGTGGTAGAGgtttatttctcatgattctacagactggaagtccaagaccaaggaaTCAGCAGGTTGAGAATCTTGCAAGAACCCTGCTTCCTTATATATGGCACCTTCTTGTGTCCTTTCACagaggaaggaatgaatgagtcacctcttttataagagcactaatcccattcatgagagcacCACCCTCACGACATActcacctcctaatatcatcaccttATGGCTGATGGatctcaacatatgaatttggggggcaCATAAACACTCAGACCATGGCAGAGGCCCAGACATGTAGTGCAGGGCCTTGAACTtaacaggtgctcagtaaattatTGCTATCGCTGTGGCTGCCAGCAAATCCATAGCAACACATGTTGCCCAGCTTTCCGAGAGTAGAATGACTAAATCACATCAAAAACAGGCGAGGACCTCCTGAGAATGCTCTCTTCTATTTGTCTGAAAGGACCCTCCCCCAGCCCATACACCTTTCTTACTGTTTCTGTGCCTTCCCTGTTTTCACTGACTTCATCTAGTTTCTAGAATAAATGGCCCCAGATAAATGTTTCCCCCTTTTCTGCATGTTCGCTGTGTTCAGTTCCCTGGTTTAGTAACTACAGTAGGAATACCCTCTGGTCTTGCAGCTTTGGGGTCTACATTGTAGCCTCCACTGCCAAGAATTGCTGAGGGACTTGCATTTTGAAGAGTTCCCAGAGAAGAGACGATGGTCGGATTTTCTCTCTACCATGAATTCTCAATGGAACTATTCCCTGTCCCTCGATCCTCCCTTCCCAAATCATCCTGGCAATTCCACTCCATCCCATCACGCTCAAAAGCTACACTTGGTATCTTCCTTCAGTTTCCTGGTTACGGGCTGTTAATTTCTTCCCTAAATGCAACTCCTTGTGTGCCGAGAAAGGAAAATTGTATTTCGTTCTAAATGGTCATACAGTATGCACACCTGGGTGTTTGGGAAAGGCGGCCCCTTGGCTTGACTTGAGTAGACCAGGAGGTCATAACCCCCAAAGCCCACATATTTCAAGGTCTGGTCTGAACACTTGCCAGGATGCACTGGGAGTCAGCTATTGGCTGAGCTGTAGCAACAAGGAACTGTATCAGCTTGGTGACAAGCGGGGTGTTATCAGGAGGGAGGATCATGAGAGAGCTCCTGTGATCCAAATGATGGGACCCAAGTTAGAAATTTGAacttgaaaataaggaaaaaatgggctgagtatggtggctcatgcccataatcccaatgctttgggaggctgaggcaggtggatcacttaagacctggagttcgaggccagccctGGCAACAAGACAAGACCCTCAGCTCTACAAAAtttaagttagccaggcatggtgtgcacagctgcagtcccagatgcttgggaggctgaggcaggaagatcacgtgAGCCTGGTAGTTTGAGTCTAAGGTAAGGTATGaccgcaccatggcactccagcctgtgggacacAGCAAgatccatctctttaaaaaaataagagagagagagaaagagatttgatGGTTTGATTTTAATAAGAAATTTACCCAGGGAGGCATGctctgtattctttttatttattttttttattttcaagatggagtctggctctgtcacccaggctggagtgcagtggcacaatcttggctcactgcaacctccgcctcccaggtccaagaaattctcttgcctcagcctcctgaatagctgggattataggtgcatgccaccatggctggctaatttttgtattttttttttttttttttagtacagacggaatttcactatgttggtcaggctggtctcaaactcctgaccttgtaatcccattacaagcatgagccaccgcacccagctctttttattttttaatggtgttTGCAGTCAGAGTGACTCTGATGCCAACCCCCTACAACCCCATCAGCCACCTTATGTTTACTGAATCATTTGCTTGGGAAGAGTCCTCGCCCCTCCAAGGAAAGTGGGCTGACCCTCATTGCCCGTTCACGAGAAATCTTGAGTGTATTGCTGCTCTCTTTgctatttctgcttttcttagtAAACTGTATTGTTCTACAATATGCATTCTTACCAGGATGCCTTTGTGCGCAGGTAGAAAGGTCAGGAGGGTGGAAATTGTGAACAGTCAGAGGCAAAGGCAAAACAGATGTTGTATAGTTTATCAAAGTATAACATCCAATACTTCCGTTGTCACTCCACAAGCATGAAGTGTGTATTTGAAGAATATTGTTTAAAAGATgggtagggccgggcgcggtggctcaagcctgtaatcccagcactttgggaggccaagatgtgtggatcacaaggtcgagagatcgagaccatcctggtcaacgtggtgaaaccccgtctctattaaaaatacaaaaaattagctgggcacggtggtgcgtgcctgtaatcccaactactcgggaggctgaggcaggagaattgcctgaacccaggaggcagagttgcggtgagccgagattgcaccattgcactccagcctgggtaacaagagcgaaactccgtctcaaaaaaaaaaaaaaaaaaaaaaaaagatgggtagATCTTGAGCAAATTTCTCATTTCTGACAATGCTAGCATCTGCTgtttctctgcctggaacatCCCCACTTCCCCATCCCagcaccaccacacacatacagCCTTCTTGCCTGCCTAACTCCTCCTTAGCTTTTGGGTCTCCCTGCCTCATCTTTCCTAAACCTCATGTCTGAGACGGGTTCCCCTCTTAGCAGCTCCGTAGAACCCTGTACTCCCTCAGCACCACAATTATCACACAATATAATCATCTCACTGGACTAgggctccatgagggcagggaccagaTCTGTCTTTTCCACAGTTCTATCCCCAGGTCAATAAGTGTTTGTAGAATAAATGAATTCGTATGGGTCTGTATAAGCCTTTTCTTTGTATGAGCCTTTACTTCTCTCTCTAAACATGGTCTGTTGAGTATGAGTGTTCAGGTTGTGGACTGTACAAGGACATCTATCAGAGGTGGGAAGGGAGGCTGAAATCCAGCCTGCATTCTCATCACCAAGCCATTTTTTGCTGGCTGTGTCCATCATGAGGATGAGGTGCTATTCCCCTGATTTGCGCAGTAGCACCATACAGGCTTTCAGGAGCCTAACTCTGAGCAACACTTGGTGTCTTCAAAAGAGAATCCTCCTGCTCATTCCTAGAAAGACTAGGGCTGAGTGATTTTATGAAACTCTCTCTTTAGGTCCTTTGCCAGCCATCAAAGCCAAGACCCAGACCCCATTCACAGAAAGATTTCTCGTACTCTTCTCTCATTTTTGTCTCCTGCAGGATTTGGGATGACAACTCCGGCAACAGTAGGAGGAAAAATCTTTCTGATCTTTTATGGCCTCATTGGgtgttccagcaccattttgtTCTTCAACCTCTTCCTGGAGCGCCTGATCACGGTCATTGCCTACATCATGAAGTCGTGCCACCAGCGGCAGCTCCGGAGACGAGGGGCCCTGCCCCAGGAGAGCCTGAAGGACGTAGGGCAGTGCGAGGTGGACAGCCTGGCCGGCTGGAAGCCCTCCGTGTACTATGTCATGCTGATCCTGTGCACGGCCTCCGTCCTCATCTCCTGCTGTGCCTCGGCCATGTACACCCCCATTGAAGGCTGGAGCTACTTTGACTCACTCTACTTCTGTTTTGTGGCTTTCAGCACCATTGGCTTTGGGGACCTGGTCAGCAGCCAAAACGCCCAGTACAAGAGCCAAGGCCTCTACCGCTTTGCCAACTTCGTCTTCATCCTCATGGGCGTTTGCTGCATCTACTCCTTGTTCAATGTCATCTCTATCCTCATCAAACAGTCCTTGAACTGGATTCTGAGGAAGATGGACAGCGGATGCTGCCCGCAATGCCGGAGAGGACTCTTGCGATCACGCAGGAATGTGGTGATGCCAGGCAGCGTCCGGAACCGCTGCAACATCTCCATAGAGACAGACGGGGTGGCAGAGAGTGACACGGATGGGCGTCGGCTCTCAGGGGAGATGATCTCCATGAAGGACTTGCTGGCAGCCAACAAGGCCTCGCTGGCCATCCTGCAGAAGCAGCTGTCTGAGATGGCCAACGGCTGCCCCCACCAGGCCAGCACGCTGGCCCGGGACAATGAATTCTCAGGGGGGGTGGGAGCCTTTGCAATTATGAACAACAGGTTGGCAGAGACTAGCGGGGACAGGTAGAAGCCGGGAGTGGAAGCTGGGCAGGAGGCCAGGGGAGAGTGGAGGATGACCGCCACCCATGGGGAGGAGCTCAGCCCTGCACCTTGGCTCTGTTCCTTCTGGGAGCTGTTCCTGGGAGCCTCTGCACACCCATCTTTAGAAATCTGATCTCAGCTCCAGCCAAGGCCACCTTCCAGGGATGGGGGGTCTGAAGCCTCGGGACTTGTCTGCTGATCCTTATTCTTTAAGTCTGAATTCAGTCTTTTCAAAATGAATCAGGAAAGCAGCATTCGACATGGCATTGTTTCTTTCATCTTGTCAGAGTGTTAGCTGCCTGGGGAGATTGGTTTTACTTAGGCCTTGAGTTCCTGAAGCGCTCTCTGGTCTTTATTTGGGAATGAAAATTCTGAAGACTAATTTTTCCCTAGAACTCTGAACAGATGAATTCAAAAAAGCGAGGAGAACATGTGGGGATCCGCCAGTCTTCCTTCAGAGCAGACCTGCTGGTGGTGTCTACATAGGGAAAAGATCTGTTCTACTCTTCATACCTActtctgtcttttgttttctccttctttttattcttaaggCTTTGATGCCTGACTGTGGCATCTGTGGGACCTCAATGTGATACGAAAACTAAGCTCAGCTTCGGGGCTTTAAACTACAGCCAGATGGTGGCGTGGGGGTGTGGGAGGGGGAGAGACTCACTTTTGTTAACTAAAGAGCATAGCTTAACATTTCCCCTTTGAATGGTCATTAGACCATCTCATTTTTACCAGGGCTTGGGGGCCCAATGCAAAGATGATGACTatttattaaaactgaaaatttaataAATCCTCATTTTATTAACTAAGATTCCATGAGTGCTCATTGTGGCCAGTAGAGGACAAACACCCAATTAAACAGGCATTTACTGGactcagagaaaaaggaaatgggCACTTGACCTTCATGGAGTTGAGCATCATCTTGGTGTCTTGACTGGAGAAACATTCTAGGCCAGAAAATgaaatctggcttttttttttttttttttttgctttgatgcTTTCCTTTGTGCCTTCTGAGACTGTAACAAGTCTAGTTTTATAACTCCCGAGTAAATAAATCATCCACACTAGGAACAAAGGATGTTGACCTTCATATACACAGATGCATTTGGGGGAATGACAGCAGTGTTCAAAAATGCCAGCTGTTGTTTTTCTAAGATAAGAGTGGTGCACACACAGTGCTTTCAGAAAGCATGaggagaggccgggcacagtggctcacacctttaatcccagcactttgggaggccgaggcaggtggatcacctgaggtcaggagttcaagatcagcctggccaacatggtgaaaccctgtctctactaaaaatacagaaattagccaggtgtggtggcatgtgcctgtaatcccagctcctcaggaggctgaggcaggagaatcacttgaagctggaaggTGAAGGCTGAAGctagccgagatcacgccactgcactccactctgggcagcagagcgagactctgtctcaagacgTGTTAAGGAAAGATGGTCGCCGTAAAGAAGACAAAGCTGAAAACCTATGCCTTGTGAAACTTGTAATGTTGAGCAGAGAACATCAGAGCTGGTGGGGGGGCGTGGCCTTAGAAACCATCTCATCCAGACTCCTTGTCTTTGACATGAAGAAGCAGGCATGGGGCTTGTCCCTTGTCTGAAGCCTTAGGGGTGAATAGTGCACAGCTGGGGAAGGAACCCAGGCCTCCTGATGGTGAAGTTGGGGCTCTTGGCTCCTATTCCACACAACCTTGACCCCTTCCTCAACGGGTCCCTCTTCAGGCTCAGTTGCCTTTCCTTCTAGCTTGCAaacccaaatattttctttataataccAGAAGTGCCTGATGGAAGTTCGACAAGCAGCAACACTAGGCTTGGAACTTAACGCTGTGTGGCTCCAAAGTCAGGGATCTTAAAgtattctctatttcattctgAAAGGGAAAGCATCCTGGAGCTACTGCAAAATGCTTCTTGGGAACCTGTGACCCCAAACAGAGCTTCTCATGGCCTCTGTACTGTACCAGGTGCTGTGGGGATGGGAAGAAGAGCACCTATGGGATTTATGATCTCCATATTTCTGGTACAGGGGTTGGTGTAAAGCAAGTGATTGCATCTCCAACACAGGTTCCTGGAGACCCTGATGGTGTGCCAGGAGGCCAAGGAATGTCAGTATACCAAGGCTTGTCTTCCTAGAGGGTCAGTTGTACTATGCAATTTTTGCAGAGAAATGTTATATCAAAACACATGACTTTCTTTAAATAGGATCCAAAATGggcataaacttttttttattggagaacgggtctcattctattgcccaggttggagtgcagtggagggctcactgcaaccttcgccttctggactcaagcagccctctctcagctcagcctcccaggaagtaTAAGCGAGTTGTTAGTATAAGAAGGTGTTGAAGACACACTAGCATCAAGCAGAGACTTTCTCTGTGATGTAACCAAAAGGACCGTCAGTGTCTTGGAAAAGCAATAACTTTCTGTGTGATTCATTAATTTCACACCTGAGAGCCCCTAAAATCATCTCATGTTCTACCCAAATCATTGGTACCCATCCCACATTTGGGTCAACAACATTCAAATAACAAAATACCCAAGAAAGCATAGTTTCTGAGGTCTGGCCAACCACATGGTGAAGAACAGTTCTTGGTGTCAAAATACTTGGGTTTGAACACCAGTCCTGATAGTTCCAATGTGGGAGAAGTTGGGCCAGTGTGTTGACCTCTTTGTGCCCCATGTGGAAATGGTAACAACACTGGCTACCTTGTAAAACTGTGGAGTGGCTCAAATGAGATGAGCCTCAGGGGAGGCTTTGTGAATCCCCAGGAAACGCACAGACGGTGGGTGCTGATGGTCCACATGCTGGGGCGAGGGGGATGTTGCATCCAGCAGtgaaagattttgttttgttcttgcacCTGGTACCCAACCCTTGCCACATGGTTTCAAGGATGGTTCTTGCTTATTAAATGGTGCCACTCCTGGTGACCGTGTTATGCCAAACCAAGATCCCCaaagtatttctttctctcccactgaGTCTTTTTATTTCAGTATCAGTTGAGGCTATTGAACCATTTGACatagtaaaatgttttaaatgttttagaaagGCTGTAGCAACATCTTGTGTCTTGCCAGCATTTTATGGTTTTTAAGTTTTACCTGTTCATAATTCTACTATTTTGACCTTCGTAACCACATTGTAGATTTCTAGGCTAGAAGTAGGCAGGACACTTACCTTCAAACTGCTCTTAATCTTTTCTGGAATAAGAGGGATAAATAATTGTTTCGTGTATGAGTTGGCTGGGATTCAGATTGACAGTGGTTCTAGAATAAGGTTTGAAACTATTTACCGTGGTGTTCTACCAGtaactttctatttctgtgattcCCCCACATTTACAAACTGGAATTCTTCTGTGTGGAGGATTTTTCCTCTCcaccattatttaaaaatgttaaagaactttaacatttcttttttctgacagtgagtcacctcagtttttgtttgtctgagaaagcctttgtttcatctttatttttgaaaggtGTTTTTGATGGATATGGAATTTTGTATTGACAGGTATTTTGTAAAAATCAGCACTTTAAAGATGGCACACCAATGTCTCCTGACTTGTATGGTTTCATATGAGAAGTCTGCTGTAACTCCTCTCTTGTTTCTGTAAAGGTaatgttccttttttctctagctgccttcaagattttctttgtcttttgttttctgcagTTTGAATAGAATACGCCtcaatgcatgtgtgtgtgtgtgtgtgtgtattgtaaaACTAAAGTAATAATTGCCATGAGCAAGATCCATTGATAGATGCTAAAATTAATGATGTAAAAGTTTAAGCCAAAAAGAATGTTTGCTGTCTCAAAGGATCTCCACCAAAATATTTGGTAATGACAAAGAGAAAGATAGAACTTTACAGTGCAGAATTCTGGCAGATATCACGTTAATCAAGTGACCAGAGTTAACCTCACCATCAGCACCTGCCATCATCATGTGCCGCCTGATGTGACGCATTGAAAAGGGACAGCACCTCTGTGGAGTCCTTCACAATAACttcagtctaatcatgagaaaacatctgACAAACCCCGTATCGAGGGGCATTCTACAAAGTAACTAATCAATACTCTTCAAAAATCTCAAGATAGGAAATGTAAGTCAAGCCTGATCAATCGTTACAGATAGGAGGAGACTGAGGAGGCCTGATGAATGAGGCGCAGGCACCGCAGGCCTTAATCATCAGCATATTtcatctggatttttaaaatggaatccaACAGTTCATTGACTCATTTCCTGAACATGGTGTCTGTGATTCAGTCCCCGTGCAGAGAACTTGCATGTTGCAAAGAAAATCCACTTGATGTAATTAACCAAACTTTTGACTCATCTTTTTGGCTACCTTAAAACACATCTTTTGCCACTAAGCAAACACAGTTACATCCCTGAGCAAAAGAGCCAGCTCCAGAGGGTGAACCAAGCTGGGGTTTGGGAGGAGGCCAGGCCTCTTTCCATACAGTTCTGGGTTTGTTTTCAACGCAGCCCTCTTCTTCATTCAAGAATAAAATGGCCTTTATGTAAGGCCATTTCTATTCCAATGACTGCAATCGTGCCTTGAGAGGGGCAAGCCCATCTGAAGCTATCTGACATGCTTGCCGTCCACAGAAATTGCTTGGAGGACTTCAGGAGCTGCTCCTTTGATGCCATCACAGGAGTTTGGGGACACAGGAGACATCTGCTACCTGGAGAGGATGAGGAAGCAGAAATCTTGGGTGAGTGGCCACGTCTCAGGTTTATAGCCTGCCCAATGCGGGGGCAATCCCAGCAGTTAATTTTCTAGGACTCAAGAAGCAGGATGCATGACAGGCCCTCCCTTTCCTCCGGGAGCTTTTACAAGTTTCAGCCAAAACATCTGACTGAAATGATTACAGGCTCGGTGGCTCCCTGATCACACTCTGTCCTGAAGCTCAGAGT
Above is a window of Callithrix jacchus isolate 240 chromosome 8, calJac240_pri, whole genome shotgun sequence DNA encoding:
- the KCNK13 gene encoding potassium channel subfamily K member 13; the encoded protein is MGLGAAPRDPTMASRSFSWGSGHLNEDNARFLLLAALIVLYLLGGAAVFSALELAHERQAKQRWEERLANFSRCHNLSRDELRGFLRHYEEATRAGIRVDNARPRWDFAGAFYFVGTVVSTIGFGMTTPATVGGKIFLIFYGLIGCSSTILFFNLFLERLITVIAYIMKSCHQRQLRRRGALPQESLKDVGQCEVDSLAGWKPSVYYVMLILCTASVLISCCASAMYTPIEGWSYFDSLYFCFVAFSTIGFGDLVSSQNAQYKSQGLYRFANFVFILMGVCCIYSLFNVISILIKQSLNWILRKMDSGCCPQCRRGLLRSRRNVVMPGSVRNRCNISIETDGVAESDTDGRRLSGEMISMKDLLAANKASLAILQKQLSEMANGCPHQASTLARDNEFSGGVGAFAIMNNRLAETSGDR